A region from the Nonlabens sp. YIK11 genome encodes:
- a CDS encoding LptF/LptG family permease: MKILDRYILTQFIKTFLSVFIVLMFILILQAIWLYIKDIAGKDIDLITIGKFMMYTIPVIVPLALPLSILLASIMVFGNMAENYEFAAMKSNGISLQRAMRSLTIVIFSLGITSFVFANTVIPWGNLKQRNLRRNIAQVKPAMAISKNVFNQLGDINIKVSDKTGDRGQYLDDVIIHKKSPGRSGNWRVIKSEKGELKSSLKSDIIQLVLTNGNYYEDLFVNDPRKRASSPFVKSYFETYTLNVDVSELNDVDMDKENVTDDYQMLKINELQTQIDSFSSSYNSQKNIYNQTQLLKWSPNKLTDRVSKYVDSTVNEKTFFERLSLNDQKRAVDVATNKATQQIYSITARKEQLQREQVRLNKYEIEIHKKYVLGVACIILFFIGAPLGAIIRKGGMGLPLVVATMFFLTYHFIGIFAEKSAAEGAFPAWLGAWMSTLIIFPIGVFLTYRATTDQGFFDLGGSVNSLLNRFKKKPKSPTTAA; this comes from the coding sequence TTGAAAATACTGGATCGCTACATATTGACACAATTTATAAAGACGTTCTTGAGCGTCTTTATTGTGTTAATGTTTATTTTGATCCTACAGGCCATCTGGCTATACATCAAAGACATTGCAGGTAAGGATATTGACCTGATTACCATAGGTAAATTCATGATGTATACCATACCGGTAATCGTACCGCTGGCGTTACCACTTAGTATCCTTTTAGCATCGATCATGGTCTTTGGGAACATGGCAGAAAACTATGAGTTTGCCGCCATGAAATCCAACGGTATATCACTACAGCGCGCCATGCGCAGCTTGACGATTGTCATCTTTTCATTAGGAATCACCAGTTTTGTTTTTGCAAACACAGTCATTCCATGGGGAAACTTAAAGCAGCGTAATTTAAGACGTAACATCGCGCAGGTCAAACCAGCAATGGCGATCAGTAAAAACGTGTTTAATCAGTTGGGTGATATCAACATCAAGGTTTCTGACAAGACTGGTGATCGTGGGCAGTACTTGGACGATGTTATTATTCATAAGAAAAGTCCTGGTAGATCTGGAAACTGGAGAGTAATAAAAAGCGAAAAGGGTGAACTTAAAAGTTCGCTTAAGTCAGATATCATTCAGTTGGTGTTGACTAACGGGAATTATTACGAGGATCTTTTTGTGAACGATCCTAGAAAGCGAGCTTCATCACCTTTTGTAAAAAGCTATTTTGAGACCTATACTTTGAATGTCGATGTATCAGAGTTGAATGATGTGGACATGGACAAGGAAAACGTTACCGATGATTATCAAATGTTGAAGATCAACGAGCTTCAAACTCAGATTGATTCGTTTTCCTCCAGTTACAATTCCCAAAAAAACATCTACAACCAAACACAATTGCTCAAATGGTCACCCAATAAATTGACAGATCGTGTTTCTAAATACGTCGATTCCACAGTCAATGAGAAAACTTTTTTTGAGCGACTATCTTTAAACGATCAAAAGCGTGCGGTAGACGTAGCGACAAATAAGGCCACACAGCAAATCTATAGCATCACGGCTCGTAAAGAGCAGCTGCAACGAGAACAGGTACGACTCAATAAATATGAGATTGAGATCCACAAAAAATACGTACTAGGCGTTGCTTGTATCATTCTGTTCTTTATAGGTGCGCCGTTGGGTGCGATCATTAGAAAAGGCGGTATGGGTTTACCTCTCGTAGTGGCCACCATGTTTTTCCTTACCTACCACTTTATAGGAATCTTTGCAGAAAAATCTGCAGCTGAAGGTGCCTTTCCCGCATGGCTAGGTGCATGGATGAGTACCTTGATTATTTTCCCCATAGGCGTATTTTTAACCTACAGAGCCACCACAGATCAAGGATTCTTTGATTTGGGCGGCAGCGTCAATTCCCTTCTCAACAGGTTCAAAAAGAAACCCAAGAGCCCTACCACAGCAGCATAA
- a CDS encoding aspartate aminotransferase family protein translates to MKEDFFKYQAPTTPFAPGLEIERASGNYIIDTHGNKYLDMVAGVSALPLGHCHPEVVNAIKDQVDRYMHVMVYGEYAQQPAVDLCKLLASTMPAPLDMTYLVNSGTEAIEASIKLAKTVTQRSEIIAMKNCYHGNTLGSLSLMDYEERKAPFRPLLPDIKHIQFNCLPDLKRITNKTAAVVMETIQGGAGFIMPDKRWFQALRETCTKMGALLILDEIQPGVGRTGTMWHFEQHDIVPDVIVSGKGLAGGLPIGSLTASSEHLNHFKTSPMLGHITTFGGNPVIASAALATLQVILREGYMERVKMMELRFRESLLSKHIVQVRGTGLMLAAILPDATHTAAIVDRCREKGVIFFLLLFEKRAIRITPPYTVTMDEIDHACNILKQTIAEFYGS, encoded by the coding sequence TTGAAAGAGGACTTTTTTAAATATCAAGCGCCCACGACTCCATTTGCGCCAGGTCTAGAAATAGAACGCGCTTCTGGAAACTACATCATCGATACGCACGGTAACAAGTATCTGGATATGGTGGCAGGTGTCAGTGCTTTGCCATTGGGACATTGCCATCCTGAAGTGGTAAATGCCATTAAAGATCAAGTGGATCGGTATATGCACGTGATGGTCTATGGTGAGTATGCCCAGCAACCTGCTGTGGATTTGTGCAAATTGCTAGCCAGCACGATGCCAGCGCCCTTAGACATGACCTATCTGGTCAATAGTGGTACAGAAGCCATTGAAGCCTCCATCAAGCTCGCCAAAACCGTTACCCAACGTTCTGAAATTATCGCCATGAAGAATTGTTATCATGGGAACACGCTAGGTTCACTTAGTCTGATGGATTATGAGGAGCGCAAGGCACCTTTCAGACCGCTGTTGCCAGATATAAAGCATATTCAATTCAATTGCCTGCCAGACTTAAAAAGGATTACCAATAAAACAGCAGCCGTGGTGATGGAAACCATCCAAGGCGGTGCGGGTTTTATCATGCCAGACAAACGCTGGTTCCAGGCGTTGCGGGAAACTTGTACCAAAATGGGAGCCTTATTGATTCTGGACGAGATTCAGCCAGGTGTTGGTCGTACCGGCACCATGTGGCATTTTGAGCAGCACGACATTGTTCCCGACGTTATAGTAAGTGGTAAAGGCCTTGCAGGTGGTCTTCCCATTGGTTCGCTTACGGCAAGTTCAGAACACTTGAATCACTTCAAAACATCACCCATGTTGGGGCACATCACCACCTTTGGAGGTAATCCTGTGATTGCTTCGGCGGCTCTTGCAACCCTGCAGGTGATATTGCGAGAAGGTTATATGGAACGTGTGAAGATGATGGAATTACGCTTTCGCGAAAGCTTACTATCCAAACATATCGTGCAAGTAAGAGGCACCGGTTTGATGCTAGCTGCCATATTGCCTGATGCGACACATACGGCTGCCATTGTTGATCGTTGTAGGGAAAAAGGTGTGATTTTCTTTTTGCTGCTTTTTGAAAAGCGAGCCATACGCATCACGCCGCCCTATACCGTGACTATGGATGAAATTGATCACGCCTGTAACATTTTGAAGCAAACAATTGCCGAATTTTACGGCTCATAA
- the murQ gene encoding N-acetylmuramic acid 6-phosphate etherase, translating into MPINNITEQDSNHDHLERMSTRELLEAINQEDQQVAMAVQKVLPEIERLVDVIAEKMSNGGRLFYIGAGTSGRLGILDASECPPTFGVAPGKVIGIIAGGDQAIRNAVENAEDDTAQAIKDLENYDITDKDVVIGIAASGRTPYVIGGLQACQNRGIITGGITCNPGSKLDEIAHHSIVPVVGPEFVTGSSRMKAGTAQKMVLNMISTSVMIKLGHIKGNKMIDMQLSNDKLVDRGTRMIMEATRIDYEQSQELLKKYGSVRAVLDHIGLC; encoded by the coding sequence ATGCCTATTAACAACATAACAGAACAGGATTCTAATCACGATCATCTAGAGAGGATGAGCACTCGTGAATTGTTGGAGGCGATAAATCAAGAAGACCAGCAGGTGGCCATGGCCGTCCAAAAAGTCCTGCCCGAAATAGAACGACTAGTCGATGTTATCGCTGAAAAGATGAGCAATGGCGGTCGTCTTTTTTATATAGGCGCTGGTACGAGTGGTCGTTTGGGAATTCTGGATGCCAGCGAGTGTCCGCCTACTTTTGGCGTTGCTCCCGGAAAAGTCATAGGCATCATTGCCGGCGGTGATCAAGCGATCAGAAACGCTGTAGAAAATGCCGAGGATGACACAGCACAAGCAATAAAGGATCTTGAAAACTATGATATTACGGATAAAGATGTCGTCATAGGCATAGCAGCCAGTGGTCGTACTCCATATGTTATAGGCGGACTTCAAGCCTGCCAAAATCGTGGAATAATAACAGGAGGAATTACGTGTAATCCTGGTAGTAAGTTAGATGAGATAGCCCATCATTCTATAGTTCCCGTAGTAGGACCAGAATTTGTAACAGGCAGTAGTCGTATGAAAGCTGGAACGGCACAGAAAATGGTACTCAACATGATCAGTACAAGTGTGATGATCAAATTGGGTCACATTAAAGGAAATAAAATGATTGACATGCAATTGAGTAACGACAAACTCGTAGATAGAGGTACGCGAATGATCATGGAAGCCACGAGAATAGATTATGAACAGTCACAGGAACTTCTTAAAAAATACGGTAGCGTGCGAGCTGTTCTGGATCACATAGGATTATGCTAA
- a CDS encoding LolA family protein: MKMKNLYLLLVVFFAFAKAGTAQSNQASKLLDEVAAKYKSYDNVTFTYKGNLKNSKANFDTDLQGEAKLSGNKYNATYNGTTYMYDGRKLYTINREDEQVTIATQNNDGSEMINPSNIMTFYQKGYNKELDIVQNVKGRKIQYVKLTPIKSGSDYKNILLGIDANTKHIYNTIITERSGTVITFTLQTFKTNEPLAKNCFTFDPSQYKNWDIEEMN; encoded by the coding sequence ATGAAAATGAAGAATTTATATCTATTGCTGGTGGTTTTTTTCGCTTTCGCGAAAGCGGGAACAGCACAATCCAATCAAGCATCAAAATTGCTGGATGAAGTGGCAGCAAAATATAAGAGCTATGACAACGTCACTTTTACCTATAAGGGAAATCTGAAAAACTCTAAAGCCAACTTTGACACAGACTTACAAGGTGAGGCAAAATTGAGTGGTAATAAGTACAATGCGACCTACAACGGTACGACCTACATGTACGATGGCAGAAAATTGTACACCATCAATCGTGAGGACGAACAAGTCACCATTGCCACCCAAAACAATGACGGTAGTGAAATGATCAATCCTTCCAACATCATGACGTTTTATCAAAAAGGTTACAACAAAGAGTTGGACATTGTACAAAACGTGAAGGGAAGAAAAATCCAATACGTGAAGCTCACACCTATCAAATCAGGATCTGATTACAAGAACATTCTTTTAGGAATCGATGCCAATACCAAGCATATTTACAACACCATCATTACAGAGCGCAGCGGTACGGTGATCACATTCACCCTACAAACCTTTAAGACCAACGAGCCTTTAGCTAAAAACTGTTTTACCTTTGATCCCAGCCAGTACAAAAACTGGGACATTGAGGAAATGAACTAG
- a CDS encoding tetratricopeptide repeat protein gives MEFNLNNDDDLSIEKFELMLKTNEVGFFDSDEFEEIIEHYLENGKMALARKAIHLAMNQHPSSVNLKLFHAEMLIFDDKFELAHELLDELHELQPHNSEIFIQKANIFSKTEQHEKAINLLNDALQLTDDKADVYNLIGMEFLFIEDYSSAKLNFMQCLELDETDYSALYNIIYCFDFLQENQQAIDFLNMFLNKNPYCEVAWHQVGKQYFDLKMYEKSLAAFEFAIISDDHFVGAYLEKGKVLEKLGRYNEAIENYQITLELDDPTSFAYLRLGKCFNKLGNSELAIKYFKKTINEDPLLDKGWISIVDYYSKQLNYPKALSYIEKAIEVDGENALYWTRYAHLNKRLNFFEEAEYGYRKAIELGNYEQETWLSRADILLALGETEAVVSNLNHGLEFYPQQVEMEYRIAGAYYKLNQKVKARFHLQNALKTDPEYIIILEELFPELMKEKEVKDLIAQYS, from the coding sequence ATGGAATTCAACTTAAATAATGATGATGATTTGAGCATTGAAAAGTTTGAATTGATGCTTAAAACCAACGAGGTAGGTTTCTTTGATAGCGATGAATTTGAAGAAATTATTGAGCATTATCTGGAAAACGGAAAGATGGCTCTGGCTCGCAAAGCGATCCATCTTGCGATGAATCAACACCCATCATCAGTCAACTTAAAGCTGTTTCATGCAGAGATGTTGATTTTTGATGACAAATTTGAACTGGCTCACGAACTACTGGACGAGCTACATGAATTGCAACCGCACAATTCTGAAATATTCATTCAAAAGGCTAATATATTTTCCAAAACAGAGCAGCATGAGAAGGCAATCAACCTACTTAATGATGCATTGCAGTTAACGGATGATAAGGCAGACGTCTACAACCTTATAGGTATGGAATTTCTTTTTATAGAGGACTATTCCAGTGCCAAGTTGAACTTCATGCAGTGTCTAGAGCTGGACGAAACAGACTATTCTGCGCTTTATAACATTATCTATTGTTTTGATTTTCTACAGGAAAATCAGCAAGCCATAGACTTCTTAAATATGTTCCTGAATAAGAATCCATATTGTGAGGTCGCCTGGCATCAAGTAGGCAAGCAGTATTTTGATTTGAAGATGTATGAGAAGTCACTAGCCGCTTTTGAATTTGCGATCATTTCAGACGATCACTTTGTAGGTGCCTATCTTGAAAAAGGTAAGGTGTTGGAAAAGCTGGGTCGCTACAATGAGGCGATAGAGAATTATCAAATCACATTAGAGCTGGATGATCCTACATCCTTTGCTTATTTACGTTTAGGAAAATGCTTCAACAAATTAGGGAATAGCGAACTGGCTATTAAATACTTCAAAAAGACCATTAATGAAGATCCGTTATTGGATAAAGGCTGGATTTCTATTGTGGACTACTATTCAAAGCAGTTGAATTACCCTAAAGCATTAAGTTATATAGAAAAGGCGATTGAAGTCGATGGAGAAAATGCGTTATATTGGACAAGATATGCACATTTGAATAAACGCCTTAACTTCTTTGAAGAGGCAGAATATGGTTATCGCAAAGCCATTGAATTAGGTAATTACGAGCAAGAAACCTGGTTGTCTAGAGCGGATATTCTGTTAGCCCTAGGTGAAACTGAAGCTGTCGTTTCTAACTTGAACCACGGTCTTGAATTTTACCCACAACAGGTAGAAATGGAATATCGCATTGCTGGTGCTTACTATAAATTGAATCAAAAAGTCAAAGCGAGATTTCATCTACAAAATGCGTTAAAAACAGATCCAGAATACATCATCATTCTAGAAGAACTTTTTCCTGAATTGATGAAGGAAAAAGAAGTTAAGGATCTCATAGCGCAATACTCTTAA
- a CDS encoding OstA-like protein has translation MLKRLNCKLVMDQIKFVLAFALSLGFFLTAIAQEQPVDSLIRVESPFESINENEFPGAILYLRNSGKQVYVQHRGIEMYCDKAVFYKESNFIKAIGNVRMNQGDTITMNSKYAEYNGGNQLAFASGNVNMRSPESTLQTDTLWFNRARQQAYYRSGGTVRDTSSTLKSRVGTYFMKDKKYQFLDKVVVTNPEYVINSNHLNFYSDSGHAYMYGPSTITGKTSKVYCERGFYDTRADEGYFVKNSSIDYNDRNVRGDSLYFNRGRDFASGVNNIKITDTINNSVIKGDYAEVFRAKDSVFITKRAVAISVQEQDSVYIHADTLMVTGKPENRLVRGFYDARIFKKDLSGKSDSIVSRQTTGLTKMIGSPILWNGVSQMTGDSIFIQSNVQTEKLDSLRVFYNAFIVNKDTTGGFNQIKGKELTGFFKDNELSVVNIDKNVEHLVYLRNEAQELIGIDKRTSGRVVLEFEDGELVLDTYYNEAKGTTFPPDELPVNARTLRGLNWRGDEQILSYNDLFKGKPIPKQIKIQGLPLPVREDDFFSKEDLENLNENSELKKEDLENRKEDQIENIEGTGDN, from the coding sequence ATGCTAAAGAGATTAAATTGTAAGCTTGTGATGGACCAGATAAAATTCGTTTTAGCGTTTGCTTTGAGCTTAGGGTTCTTTCTAACAGCCATAGCTCAAGAGCAACCCGTGGATTCACTCATACGTGTGGAGTCGCCATTTGAAAGCATTAATGAAAATGAATTCCCTGGCGCCATTCTTTATTTACGTAACTCCGGCAAACAGGTTTATGTGCAGCATCGCGGTATTGAAATGTATTGCGACAAAGCTGTTTTTTATAAAGAAAGTAACTTCATTAAAGCCATAGGAAACGTGCGCATGAATCAAGGTGATACCATCACTATGAACTCCAAGTACGCAGAATACAATGGTGGGAATCAGCTGGCTTTTGCTAGTGGTAACGTCAATATGCGCAGTCCAGAATCAACCCTACAAACAGACACTTTGTGGTTCAATAGAGCGAGGCAGCAAGCCTATTACCGTAGCGGTGGCACGGTTAGAGACACCTCAAGCACTTTGAAAAGCAGGGTTGGCACCTACTTCATGAAGGATAAGAAATATCAGTTTCTAGACAAGGTAGTGGTCACCAATCCAGAATATGTGATCAATTCCAACCACTTGAACTTTTATTCAGATTCTGGTCATGCTTATATGTATGGTCCATCGACCATCACAGGAAAAACGAGCAAGGTGTATTGTGAACGAGGCTTTTACGATACTCGAGCAGATGAAGGTTATTTTGTCAAGAACTCCAGCATTGATTACAACGATCGCAATGTGAGAGGTGATAGCCTATATTTTAATCGCGGTCGGGATTTCGCCAGTGGCGTCAACAATATCAAGATCACAGACACCATCAACAATTCTGTCATTAAAGGTGACTATGCCGAAGTTTTTAGAGCCAAGGATTCGGTCTTTATCACCAAGAGAGCTGTGGCAATATCCGTTCAGGAACAAGACAGTGTGTACATACACGCAGACACCTTAATGGTGACCGGCAAACCAGAAAATAGGCTGGTGAGAGGTTTCTATGATGCCAGGATCTTCAAAAAAGATCTAAGCGGTAAATCAGATAGTATCGTCTCACGTCAAACTACTGGTTTGACAAAGATGATAGGCAGTCCCATATTATGGAATGGCGTGAGCCAAATGACAGGCGATAGCATTTTTATCCAAAGCAACGTTCAAACTGAAAAACTGGATTCCCTTAGAGTATTCTACAACGCCTTTATTGTGAACAAGGATACGACGGGTGGTTTCAACCAAATAAAAGGAAAAGAACTCACGGGATTCTTCAAGGATAATGAATTGAGCGTGGTCAACATTGACAAGAATGTGGAACATCTCGTCTATTTACGTAATGAAGCGCAGGAATTGATAGGAATTGACAAAAGAACCAGTGGCCGCGTTGTGCTGGAATTTGAAGATGGTGAACTCGTTCTGGACACCTATTACAACGAGGCTAAGGGTACCACCTTTCCGCCAGATGAATTGCCAGTGAATGCGAGAACACTAAGAGGATTAAACTGGCGAGGAGACGAACAAATACTGTCTTATAATGACCTTTTCAAGGGCAAACCTATTCCTAAACAAATCAAGATTCAGGGGTTGCCGTTGCCGGTGAGAGAGGACGATTTCTTTAGCAAAGAAGATTTGGAAAACCTCAATGAAAACAGTGAGCTCAAAAAAGAGGATCTGGAAAACAGGAAGGAAGATCAGATAGAAAATATTGAAGGTACAGGAGATAATTGA
- the ribB gene encoding 3,4-dihydroxy-2-butanone-4-phosphate synthase: MVTEQQQTKIQLDRIEDAIEDIKNGKVIIVVDDENRENEGDFLASAQSVTPEMINFMATHGRGLICCPITEKRVKELELPMMVNNNSDPMETAFTVSVDLRGHGVTTGISASDRALTIKAIIDKNTKSHDLSKPGHIFPLKARDGGVLRRTGHTEAAIDFARLAGHEPAGVIVEIMNENGTMARLPQLMEVARKHDLKLVSIEDLVAYRMKNDSLIVKKEDFELKTRFGNYRLRAYQQTTNDQIHLALTLGDWDHDDVVLTRMNSTQVNNDLFSTLTSEADRKLDAMFERLNKEGKGAIVFINQQFEPENMLGRLEELKALQENGTHKAPRRHLDNKDYGIGAQILHDLNISKLRLMTNSEQSKRIGIIGYDLEIVETVEY; encoded by the coding sequence ATGGTTACAGAACAGCAGCAGACAAAGATTCAACTGGATCGTATAGAGGATGCTATTGAAGACATCAAGAACGGCAAAGTCATTATTGTTGTCGATGATGAGAACAGAGAGAATGAAGGTGATTTTTTAGCCAGTGCTCAATCAGTCACTCCAGAAATGATCAATTTTATGGCGACTCACGGTCGTGGATTGATCTGTTGTCCTATCACAGAAAAACGAGTCAAAGAACTGGAGCTTCCCATGATGGTCAATAATAATTCTGACCCTATGGAAACTGCATTTACAGTTTCTGTAGATCTACGTGGTCATGGTGTCACTACTGGAATCAGTGCCAGTGACCGCGCTCTAACCATCAAGGCCATTATTGACAAGAATACCAAGTCGCACGACTTGAGCAAACCAGGCCATATTTTCCCTTTAAAAGCTAGAGATGGCGGCGTTCTAAGAAGAACTGGTCATACAGAAGCTGCGATTGATTTTGCCAGATTAGCCGGCCATGAACCTGCAGGTGTGATCGTAGAGATCATGAATGAGAACGGTACCATGGCAAGATTGCCACAATTGATGGAAGTGGCTCGCAAGCATGATCTTAAGCTGGTGAGCATTGAAGATCTCGTGGCTTACCGCATGAAAAACGATAGCTTGATTGTAAAGAAAGAGGACTTTGAGTTGAAGACTCGGTTTGGCAACTATCGCTTGAGAGCCTATCAACAGACGACAAACGATCAGATCCATCTAGCGTTGACCTTGGGCGATTGGGATCACGACGATGTGGTGTTGACCAGAATGAACTCGACCCAAGTGAACAATGACCTCTTCTCAACTCTAACGTCAGAGGCAGATCGTAAACTGGACGCAATGTTTGAGCGCTTGAATAAAGAAGGAAAAGGAGCGATTGTGTTCATCAATCAGCAGTTTGAACCAGAAAACATGCTGGGCCGACTGGAAGAACTCAAAGCACTTCAGGAAAACGGTACCCATAAAGCGCCTAGACGCCACTTGGACAACAAGGATTACGGCATAGGTGCACAGATTTTGCACGATTTGAACATCTCAAAACTCAGGTTGATGACTAATAGTGAGCAAAGCAAACGCATCGGGATCATAGGCTATGACCTTGAAATTGTAGAAACGGTAGAATATTAG
- a CDS encoding DUF6503 family protein, with protein MKKSILLLWIISFLVGCKQSDSSLSIEQITPDTTIKVEEIEPAVADVEMAHEKSAFLDMEVVQFDLDLSFGGQSRLNGTVSLSTDSKYIRIDKTDGTSLIYDGDKVWMSPQDADDSGARFDIFTWSYFFSLPYKLTDDGTIINVLPNTEDYKVIQLTFEQGTGDAPDDWYEIYVDKETNRIDHAGYIVTYGGTPADKAAQNAHAIAYGEYKEVKDIPIATSWKFYNYSNKVDRSNIIGEATITNIQFKGLNEVAFSTPENAKEIKL; from the coding sequence ATGAAAAAATCAATCCTTCTTTTATGGATCATTTCTTTCTTGGTAGGCTGCAAGCAAAGTGATTCTTCGTTATCTATCGAACAAATAACGCCTGATACAACCATAAAGGTTGAAGAAATTGAACCGGCCGTTGCTGATGTTGAAATGGCGCATGAGAAAAGTGCTTTTCTGGATATGGAAGTGGTTCAGTTTGATTTAGATCTGAGTTTTGGCGGCCAGTCAAGACTCAACGGTACTGTTTCTTTGTCCACAGATTCGAAGTACATTAGAATTGACAAGACCGATGGAACTTCACTAATTTATGACGGTGATAAGGTCTGGATGAGTCCGCAGGATGCTGACGATAGCGGAGCGCGATTTGACATTTTTACTTGGAGTTACTTCTTCTCCTTACCATACAAACTTACTGATGATGGCACCATCATCAACGTTTTACCAAATACCGAAGATTACAAAGTAATCCAACTCACTTTTGAGCAAGGAACAGGTGATGCACCAGATGATTGGTACGAGATTTATGTGGATAAAGAAACGAATCGAATAGACCATGCGGGTTACATTGTCACCTATGGAGGCACACCAGCAGATAAGGCAGCGCAAAATGCTCATGCGATCGCATATGGAGAATATAAAGAAGTGAAAGACATTCCCATCGCCACGTCTTGGAAATTTTATAACTACTCAAATAAAGTAGATCGATCTAATATCATAGGTGAAGCGACCATAACCAATATCCAATTTAAGGGATTGAACGAAGTCGCATTCTCAACACCTGAAAATGCTAAAGAGATTAAATTGTAA
- a CDS encoding DUF6095 family protein has translation MENQQPSTDREVLSKGVKRLMMAIPFFFLGPILIYIGAGSEHPIIFLMPGIAFAILAIVFMYQGIQTILDSMFKSNKTR, from the coding sequence ATGGAAAACCAACAACCATCAACGGATCGAGAGGTTTTAAGTAAAGGTGTGAAGCGTCTCATGATGGCGATTCCGTTTTTCTTCTTGGGTCCTATCTTAATCTATATAGGCGCTGGAAGCGAGCATCCCATTATTTTCTTGATGCCTGGAATTGCTTTTGCCATTTTAGCCATTGTATTTATGTATCAAGGGATCCAGACGATTTTGGATTCTATGTTTAAGAGCAACAAAACCCGTTAG
- a CDS encoding tyrosine-protein phosphatase — translation MFFFTKKVFLADAIDGLIDMHNHVLPNIDDGSDSLETTSSMIKLYRELGFSGVYTTPHTMEDYYGNDAEKIKSSFTETKAGLLKDDADFLLGTASEYMMDGGFEDILKTRNFLTLPGNHLLFEFSYFQKPFNSEELIFEMSNLDLKPILAHPERYRYLSIQQMLDFANRGCRLQLNILSLSGHYGSDAKKKALELLKGNHYSFLATDAHKQEHLSKIKEIQIDKKLMPSLQILIKTQMSTFENK, via the coding sequence ATGTTCTTTTTCACCAAGAAAGTTTTTCTGGCAGATGCGATCGATGGCCTCATCGATATGCACAATCATGTATTGCCCAATATTGATGATGGTTCGGATAGCTTGGAGACAACCTCGAGCATGATCAAATTGTATCGTGAATTAGGCTTCTCTGGAGTTTACACGACACCTCATACCATGGAGGATTACTATGGTAATGATGCAGAAAAAATCAAAAGCAGCTTTACTGAAACCAAAGCAGGCTTATTAAAAGACGATGCGGATTTTCTTTTGGGAACTGCGTCAGAATATATGATGGACGGTGGTTTTGAGGACATTCTTAAAACTAGGAATTTCTTGACCCTACCAGGAAATCATCTGTTGTTTGAATTTAGCTATTTTCAGAAGCCCTTCAACTCTGAAGAGCTGATTTTTGAAATGAGTAATCTGGATTTGAAACCCATTCTAGCACATCCAGAACGATACAGGTATTTAAGCATTCAACAGATGCTGGATTTTGCAAATAGAGGCTGCAGATTGCAGCTCAATATATTAAGCCTATCGGGACACTATGGATCTGACGCTAAGAAAAAAGCATTAGAACTTTTAAAGGGCAATCACTATTCTTTCTTAGCGACAGACGCTCATAAACAGGAACACCTGAGCAAAATAAAAGAGATTCAAATAGACAAAAAATTGATGCCTTCACTGCAGATCCTCATTAAAACACAAATGAGTACATTTGAGAATAAATAG